A region of Bacteroidales bacterium DNA encodes the following proteins:
- a CDS encoding glycosyltransferase, which translates to MESVRCNICSGEAKFLFKSFVLNKYEVDYYKCPICEFIQTESPYWLDEAYKNAITDLDIGLVSRNVIYSNAVEIIILKYFKSGEKFLDYAGGYGLFVRLMRDKGFNFYREDKYCENIFTKNYDLVDLIGDNKFEIVTAFEVFEHLVNPLEEIKNIFKYSDSLIFSTELQPHLEIKDIKDWWYFVPETGQHISFYSLNTLKYIALKFNSYFYSNGSNLHLFTNKKFVNNPLLNEQFSDDNKKIEITNLIQSDYDFAKNVIRRTDEINKEIHGDINDLSKLNDKMENQSEILVRKLSLSYAELDRIKSQYERIKSKLETTNSELDSAKSELATAKSQFETTNSELDSIKSELATAKSQLETVNSEHDSTKSELAKAKSQFETTNSELDSTKSELATAKSQLETVNSEHDSTKSELATTKSQFEATNSELDSTKSELTKAKSQFETTNSELDSIKSELATAKSQLETVNSEHDSTKSELAKAKSQFEATNSELNSTRYRLETVISELGVISNSYGWRLILFLYKLVNLFFPTGSLRRRIAVIIWNFGLLLMQIILKVYRKLSIGFRHFIKFLARLGKPKKGRRINTRSKKIVYIGHSYHNKTKSTLFLLDYLRQFYDVEVILDESWNGGSYPDLSFIDNSYLGVIFFQNLPTVNQFEKIKNDNLIFFPMYDSSGGLTQSWWNRYCKLKIVNFSKTLHTKLLEWGFESMYIQYFPKPGEFTPGNANEVFFWQRTNNININTIIKLFDQDEVKIHIHKAIDPNYQFCMPSIEDEKKYNIRYSDWFETREDLWNVIKQKGIYIAPREHEGIGMSFLEAMALGKVIIAVDNPTMNEYIIHGLTGYLFNLAQPQNIDLSALLEVQENTYKYISEGYDNWEKQKHTIIEFILKS; encoded by the coding sequence ATGGAAAGTGTCAGATGTAATATATGTTCAGGCGAAGCAAAATTCTTATTTAAAAGTTTTGTATTGAATAAATACGAGGTAGATTATTATAAGTGCCCGATTTGTGAATTTATCCAGACCGAAAGCCCTTATTGGTTAGATGAAGCATATAAAAACGCCATCACGGATCTTGATATAGGTTTAGTATCGAGAAATGTTATTTATTCAAATGCAGTTGAAATAATTATTTTGAAATATTTTAAATCCGGTGAAAAATTTCTTGATTATGCAGGTGGTTATGGGCTGTTTGTGCGTTTGATGCGAGACAAAGGATTTAATTTTTACAGAGAAGATAAGTATTGCGAAAACATTTTTACAAAAAATTATGATCTGGTTGATTTAATTGGGGATAATAAATTTGAAATTGTTACAGCGTTCGAAGTTTTTGAGCACTTAGTAAATCCGCTGGAAGAAATTAAAAATATATTTAAATATTCAGATTCTTTAATCTTTTCAACAGAATTACAGCCACATCTTGAAATTAAAGATATTAAAGATTGGTGGTATTTTGTTCCCGAGACAGGGCAGCACATTTCATTTTATTCTTTAAATACATTAAAATACATTGCATTAAAATTCAATAGTTATTTTTATTCAAATGGTAGCAACCTGCATCTGTTCACTAATAAAAAATTTGTTAATAATCCGCTTTTAAATGAGCAATTTTCTGATGATAATAAAAAAATTGAAATAACAAACCTGATTCAATCGGATTATGATTTTGCTAAAAATGTAATAAGGAGAACGGATGAAATTAATAAAGAAATACATGGTGATATAAATGATTTGAGTAAATTAAATGATAAAATGGAGAATCAATCTGAAATATTAGTACGCAAGCTCTCATTGAGCTATGCTGAACTTGATAGGATTAAATCGCAATATGAAAGGATCAAATCGAAGCTTGAAACCACCAATTCGGAATTGGACTCCGCCAAATCTGAGTTAGCCACGGCCAAATCTCAGTTTGAAACCACCAATTCGGAACTGGACTCCATCAAATCTGAGTTAGCCACGGCCAAATCACAGCTTGAGACCGTTAATTCTGAGCATGACTCCACCAAATCTGAGTTAGCCAAGGCCAAATCTCAGTTTGAAACCACCAATTCGGAACTGGACTCCACCAAATCTGAGTTAGCCACGGCCAAATCACAGCTTGAGACCGTTAATTCTGAGCATGACTCCACCAAATCAGAGTTAGCCACGACCAAATCTCAGTTTGAAGCCACTAATTCGGAACTGGACTCTACCAAATCTGAGTTAACCAAGGCCAAATCTCAGTTTGAAACCACCAATTCGGAACTGGACTCCATCAAATCTGAGTTAGCCACGGCCAAATCACAGCTTGAGACCGTTAATTCTGAGCATGACTCCACCAAATCTGAGTTAGCCAAGGCCAAATCTCAGTTTGAAGCCACCAATTCGGAACTGAACTCAACAAGGTACAGGTTAGAAACAGTTATATCAGAATTAGGAGTAATTTCTAATTCATATGGGTGGAGATTGATTTTGTTTTTATATAAATTAGTAAATTTATTTTTCCCAACTGGAAGCCTGAGAAGAAGGATAGCAGTAATAATTTGGAATTTCGGACTATTACTTATGCAAATTATATTGAAAGTTTACCGAAAGTTAAGTATTGGATTTCGGCATTTCATAAAATTTTTAGCGAGATTGGGTAAACCTAAGAAAGGCAGAAGAATAAATACCCGGTCAAAAAAAATTGTCTACATCGGGCACTCGTATCACAACAAAACAAAATCAACTTTATTTCTACTGGATTATTTAAGACAGTTTTATGATGTTGAGGTGATTCTGGATGAGAGTTGGAATGGTGGTTCCTATCCCGATCTTTCATTTATTGACAATAGCTATCTTGGCGTAATCTTTTTTCAGAATTTACCAACAGTAAATCAATTTGAAAAGATTAAAAATGACAATCTTATATTTTTCCCAATGTACGACAGTTCTGGTGGTTTAACACAGTCTTGGTGGAATAGATACTGTAAACTTAAAATCGTTAATTTTTCAAAAACGCTTCATACAAAATTGCTTGAATGGGGATTTGAATCTATGTATATACAGTATTTCCCCAAACCCGGAGAATTCACCCCGGGGAATGCAAATGAAGTCTTTTTCTGGCAAAGGACCAACAACATTAATATTAACACAATCATAAAACTATTTGACCAGGATGAAGTGAAGATTCATATTCATAAAGCTATAGATCCAAATTATCAATTTTGCATGCCATCAATCGAAGATGAAAAAAAATATAACATAAGGTATTCAGACTGGTTCGAGACAAGAGAAGATTTATGGAACGTGATCAAGCAAAAAGGTATTTATATAGCCCCTAGGGAACATGAAGGAATAGGGATGTCTTTTTTAGAGGCAATGGCCCTGGGTAAAGTCATTATAGCAGTTGATAATCCAACAATGAACGAATATATTATACATGGATTAACCGGGTATCTTTTTAACTTAGCCCAACCTCAAAATATTGATCTATCAGCTCTGCTTGAAGTACAAGAAAACACGTATAAATATATTTCCGAAGGCTATGATAACTGGGAAAAGCAAAAGCATACGATAATTGAATTTATTTTGAAGTCATAA
- a CDS encoding ABC transporter ATP-binding protein translates to MMNNDIVIKVEHVSKSFRIPQQRRNTIRERILSFSKKMTYETFNALEDVSFEIKKGEFFGIIGRNGSGKSTLLKILAGIYTPNKGSITINGEISPFLELGVGFNPELSGKDNIYLNGTLLGLTKKEIDRSYHKIVEFSELERFINLKVKNYSSGMHVRLAFSVAIHANKEILLMDEVLAVGDANFQVKCFEVFHKIIAEGRTIIFVSHDLSSIKKYSDRVLLLQNGSTNILGAPEEVIANYMI, encoded by the coding sequence ATGATGAACAACGATATCGTTATAAAAGTTGAACATGTCTCTAAGAGTTTCCGTATCCCCCAGCAACGACGGAACACTATCAGGGAACGGATTTTAAGTTTCAGCAAGAAGATGACCTATGAAACCTTTAATGCACTTGAAGATGTATCATTCGAAATTAAAAAAGGGGAGTTTTTTGGTATCATCGGCCGGAACGGAAGTGGAAAGTCGACCTTGTTGAAAATACTGGCAGGGATTTATACACCTAACAAAGGTTCGATTACGATCAATGGCGAAATATCACCTTTTCTGGAGCTTGGGGTTGGCTTTAATCCTGAACTTTCGGGGAAGGACAATATTTATTTGAACGGCACTCTATTAGGATTGACAAAAAAAGAGATTGACCGCAGTTATCACAAAATTGTCGAGTTTTCGGAGTTGGAAAGATTTATTAATCTAAAGGTAAAGAATTACTCCAGTGGGATGCATGTAAGACTTGCATTTTCAGTCGCCATTCATGCAAATAAAGAAATTCTGTTGATGGATGAAGTTCTGGCCGTGGGCGATGCCAATTTCCAGGTAAAATGTTTCGAGGTTTTTCATAAAATAATTGCCGAAGGCAGGACAATCATTTTTGTTTCGCATGATTTAAGTAGTATTAAAAAATATAGTGACCGCGTTCTTTTGTTGCAAAATGGGAGTACCAACATTCTTGGCGCTCCGGAGGAGGTTATTGCAAATTATATGATTTGA
- a CDS encoding putative DNA binding domain-containing protein yields MSLPINISELLNGQTVEWDRLEFKAGWNPEDILHTICAFANDINNWGGGYIILGVEEKNGIPVLPPRGLNRNELDLIQKKLIELTHKIDPYFSPVTSPVFFQEKHIFVIWVPGGETRPYKAPATLGEKGQKRYYIRRGSKTVLANSTEETALFGLAAKIPFDDRVNHQANINDLSLHLIQGFLQEVGSDLYEHSAQLSLADLVAKMRIARGSEEFFKPVNVGLLLFNDRPDKFFRGALIEVIIYGDEDGITFVEKRFTGPLHNQLREALAYIKSNIIEEHVRKIPGKAEASRFFNYPYQAVEETLANAVYHRSYEHPATIEVNIRFDKIEILSFPGPLPPITNKMLKQHTIVVRDYRNRRIGDFLKEMHLTEGRSTGIPTIYKIMQQNGSPEPIFETDDDRNYFLTILMIHPLVKTINKSKHLMKLGEKLGEKLGEKLRMIFKLMAENPEITITGLSEKVGISTTAIENNIKKLKESGYIKRIGPAKGGHWEINNE; encoded by the coding sequence ATGTCGCTGCCCATAAACATATCTGAGTTGCTAAATGGCCAGACTGTAGAATGGGACAGACTTGAATTTAAAGCTGGTTGGAATCCCGAAGACATTTTACATACTATTTGTGCATTTGCCAATGATATAAATAATTGGGGAGGTGGTTATATTATTTTAGGGGTAGAAGAAAAAAACGGGATACCTGTATTACCCCCCAGGGGATTAAATAGAAATGAATTAGATTTGATTCAGAAAAAACTAATTGAGCTCACTCATAAAATAGATCCCTATTTCTCACCTGTTACATCACCGGTGTTTTTTCAAGAAAAGCATATTTTTGTGATATGGGTACCCGGTGGCGAAACTCGCCCTTATAAAGCGCCGGCAACATTAGGTGAAAAAGGACAAAAGCGGTATTACATTCGTCGTGGATCTAAAACAGTTTTGGCAAACTCCACCGAAGAAACTGCCCTGTTTGGTTTAGCAGCTAAAATACCATTTGACGACAGGGTGAATCATCAAGCCAATATTAATGACTTAAGCCTGCACCTAATTCAAGGTTTTTTACAGGAGGTGGGTAGTGACTTGTATGAACATTCGGCTCAACTTTCATTAGCAGACTTGGTAGCTAAAATGCGAATTGCGCGTGGCTCGGAGGAATTCTTCAAGCCCGTTAATGTCGGGCTGTTACTTTTTAACGACCGCCCAGACAAATTTTTCAGGGGAGCGCTTATTGAGGTTATCATTTATGGCGATGAAGATGGAATTACTTTTGTAGAAAAAAGATTTACTGGTCCTTTGCATAATCAGTTACGGGAAGCCCTTGCATATATAAAATCAAACATTATTGAGGAACACGTTCGTAAGATACCCGGAAAAGCTGAAGCTTCGAGGTTTTTCAACTACCCTTACCAGGCAGTGGAGGAAACATTGGCAAACGCTGTTTATCACAGAAGTTACGAACACCCGGCTACTATTGAAGTAAACATCCGGTTCGATAAAATAGAAATTTTAAGCTTCCCGGGTCCGCTTCCACCTATCACCAATAAAATGTTAAAACAACATACCATAGTGGTTCGCGATTACCGCAACCGGCGTATTGGCGATTTTCTAAAAGAAATGCACCTTACCGAAGGCCGCAGTACGGGTATTCCCACTATTTATAAGATTATGCAACAAAACGGGTCGCCCGAACCAATATTTGAAACCGATGACGATCGAAATTATTTCCTCACAATTCTAATGATTCATCCATTGGTAAAAACGATAAATAAATCAAAACATCTAATGAAGTTGGGTGAAAAGTTGGGTGAAAAGTTGGGTGAAAAGTTGAGAATGATATTCAAATTAATGGCAGAAAATCCCGAAATCACTATTACCGGGCTTTCAGAAAAAGTTGGTATCAGCACTACTGCTATAGAAAACAATATTAAGAAACTTAAAGAATCTGGGTATATTAAACGCATTGGCCCCGCTAAAGGCGGACATTGGGAAATAAACAATGAATGA
- a CDS encoding ABC transporter permease — translation MNHKNHHHNWEMIWMLAKTDLKMRYQGSWLGIIWIFLKPLSIFLVLNFVFSHLFFKDNPNYSIRLLLGLILWFFFSETTTVGMNSIINKANILKKIFIPKWIIIISATVHSALAFFFNLIILFLFLFAYHIYPDIVDMSLFLLYIILIYGISLAFSFFAAPLYVRLRDINQIWEVLLNVLFYASPIIYPISAVPPNVQSILYINPMTLIIEHSKVVLIDSATPRFDHLLIFIAIFIPIFFASLWYLIKSSKNLIENL, via the coding sequence ATGAACCATAAAAATCACCATCATAACTGGGAAATGATCTGGATGCTCGCTAAGACAGATCTGAAGATGCGTTATCAGGGTTCATGGCTGGGGATCATTTGGATATTTCTCAAGCCGTTAAGTATATTTTTGGTCCTGAATTTTGTTTTTTCGCATCTCTTTTTTAAGGATAACCCGAATTATTCCATACGATTACTTCTGGGCCTGATTCTCTGGTTTTTCTTTTCAGAAACTACAACTGTCGGCATGAACAGTATAATAAACAAAGCAAACATTCTGAAAAAGATATTTATCCCAAAATGGATCATCATTATTTCAGCAACCGTTCACAGTGCACTGGCTTTTTTCTTTAACCTCATCATTCTTTTTCTTTTTCTTTTTGCTTATCATATTTATCCTGACATCGTAGATATGTCTCTCTTTCTATTATATATCATCCTGATTTATGGTATTTCATTGGCATTTTCATTCTTTGCTGCCCCGTTGTATGTCAGGTTACGAGATATAAACCAGATATGGGAAGTCCTGCTCAATGTCTTATTTTATGCAAGCCCGATCATTTACCCGATTTCTGCCGTACCACCTAACGTGCAATCTATACTGTATATAAATCCTATGACCTTAATTATTGAGCATTCAAAGGTTGTTTTAATTGATAGTGCAACGCCCCGTTTTGATCACTTATTGATTTTTATAGCCATTTTCATACCGATATTTTTTGCCAGCTTATGGTACTTAATAAAATCTTCTAAGAACCTGATAGAAAACCTGTAG
- a CDS encoding aspartate--ammonia ligase — translation MQNKQADLAGPGISTYEEVAKILPNDYQPLLPPMKRMEALYMIKHYIEENLAKELNIQMVQVPLIVSKESGVNDYLDRDGSRTPIEFPCGLGLEKRIDAQVVQAATKWKRMALKQFGCAVGEGINTDMRAVRKDYFLDHDHSAYVDQWDWEKVITADQRNLDFLKDTVRRIWKVLYGASVLAREKFPELNTNKYPAIPEELKFLHAEEILEMFPDLPRKQRETRILQDYPAVFIIGIGWVLADGYPHEMRAADYDDWVTPTITKNGKLMHGLNGDILVWNPVTKRRHELTSMGIRVTKETLKQQLEISGQLDFLKLPYHKAILNEEIPLSIGGGIGQSRTFMYLLRTAHLGETSVTIWPKQLKDICSVRNIHVLE, via the coding sequence ATGCAAAACAAACAAGCTGATCTTGCAGGACCGGGAATCAGTACCTATGAAGAGGTAGCCAAAATCCTGCCGAATGATTACCAGCCATTGCTGCCACCCATGAAGCGGATGGAAGCGCTCTACATGATAAAACATTACATCGAAGAGAACCTGGCTAAAGAACTGAATATTCAAATGGTGCAGGTGCCGTTGATCGTATCGAAGGAGAGCGGGGTGAACGATTACCTCGACCGCGACGGATCGCGCACACCCATTGAATTCCCATGCGGCCTCGGTCTTGAAAAAAGGATTGATGCCCAGGTGGTTCAGGCAGCCACAAAGTGGAAAAGAATGGCATTGAAACAGTTTGGCTGTGCCGTAGGTGAAGGGATCAACACCGATATGCGCGCCGTACGTAAGGATTATTTCCTTGACCACGACCATTCAGCTTATGTCGACCAGTGGGATTGGGAAAAGGTCATCACTGCCGACCAGCGTAACCTGGACTTCCTGAAAGATACGGTACGCAGAATATGGAAAGTATTATACGGAGCAAGTGTACTGGCCAGGGAAAAATTCCCTGAGTTGAATACGAATAAATACCCGGCTATCCCGGAAGAACTTAAATTCCTGCATGCCGAAGAGATCCTTGAAATGTTTCCCGATTTGCCTAGAAAACAGCGGGAAACCAGGATCCTTCAGGATTATCCTGCCGTCTTTATCATCGGTATCGGCTGGGTACTTGCTGATGGGTATCCGCATGAAATGCGGGCTGCAGATTATGATGACTGGGTGACACCAACCATCACCAAGAACGGTAAACTCATGCACGGATTGAATGGGGATATCCTGGTCTGGAACCCGGTTACGAAAAGAAGGCATGAATTAACTTCCATGGGGATCAGGGTAACCAAGGAAACCCTGAAGCAGCAACTTGAAATCTCAGGCCAGCTTGATTTCCTCAAACTGCCCTATCACAAGGCTATCCTGAATGAAGAGATCCCGCTAAGCATAGGCGGCGGGATCGGGCAGTCCAGGACCTTCATGTATTTGTTGAGAACCGCACACCTGGGCGAAACCAGTGTAACGATCTGGCCGAAGCAATTAAAAGATATTTGTTCGGTGAGGAATATTCATGTACTTGAATAG